The following nucleotide sequence is from Salvelinus namaycush isolate Seneca chromosome 23, SaNama_1.0, whole genome shotgun sequence.
TCTGTCTCGGCGGATCCTCGAATATCCTGCACTGCATCTGGATTCCCGTCAGATCCACCTCAGAGCGTTTCCGGAAGGGCAGCTTCTTCCGTCTTTGCAGGACGAAGGCGAAGAGGCCCGCGGCCACGAAAACCGCTGAGATGAACAGAATGAGAAGACTGAGGATGAGGACTGATAGAGGCACCGGCCCCCTCCCCCCAGCCTCCCCCAGACCAGAGCTACCGGTGGTCATGTCATCAGAAGGGAGGAGAGCTGGGGAGGGTCCGGATGAGTATTTCATCTCTGGACAGATGATCTCAGCATCCAGCGACCTCAGATCCTTCCCAAAGGCAAAATCAGGAGTCTTACAGATGACATCACTAACCATGATTACAGAGGACAGCTTCTCCATCCAGGTTTTGAGGGGGATGATGTCACAGGAGCAGTCCCAGGGGTTCTGATGAAGGTCCACCTGGACGATGGAATGCAGGTGTTCTAGAACGCCACGCACGGGCAGGGACAGGAAGTAGTTATTGCGGAGGTTGAGTCGCGCCAGGCTGGTGCCTGCGAAGGCGTCGGTCGGGAGGGTGCGGAGGAGGTTATCGTTGAGGAAAACAAGCTGAAGGCTGGGCATGAGAGAGAAGGATGCCGGCTGGATCTCACGAATAACGTTATACTCAAAATAAAGATAACTCAACGTCTGTAAGCCCCGGAACATACCGGGAGTCAGCCTCTCAATGTCGTTCCCATTCAGATATAAACTCTTCAGGTTGGGAAGGTTGATAAATGCCCCTTCCTGGACATACGATATCCGGTTATTCCCCAAGTGTAGTAAATCCAAGCTGGAAAAGTTCCAGAAATCAGACCGGTAGATTTTCTGTATCAGATTCCCGCTCAGGTAAAGTTTCTTGGCATTGAGAGGCCTGGGCAGGAGCTCTGAGATATTATGAAAGCCCTTCTCTTTACAGTTGACCGTTAGCCCCAGGTCGTTGATATGGAGGTTGCAGATACATCCAGAGGGGCAGACAATAGGGATGGGGGGGCGGGTCTGGTAGCCAGCTATTGGGGGATGGTTCAGGCCGGGGTAGAGGCTACGAGGGGTTGGAGAGTTTTTGGTGGGCCTGGGTCGTTTGGTGGGTTTGACATGTCTCTCTTTGTACTCCACAGATGACGCCGTGTTGTGGAACGACGACAGCATGGAGGAAGGTTTCGTTGGCCACGTGTTCTCGTTGTTAAATGGAGACCGGGGGATTCCCAGTTTGACCTCGATTTCCACGTCTGAAAGTAACGGACAGAGTTCACTGCGTTTGATCTCTCGTAAATCTTTCCCGTGCAAGTGGAAGGGGTACTCGCAGGTGATCTCCCCGACCAGTGCTGTGTAGGGAACACGTTCCAACCATGTTTTTAGCTGAACTATATCACACTCACAGATCCATGGATTCTCCTCTAGCTGAATCTCCATCAGGCTCCGGCCCACATATTCCAAAGTGCCCTTATATGGTAAAGTCTTTAACCGGTTTCCCCTCAGGTCTAGGTGTGTTAGTGACACCGACCTGAATAGGTAGCAGGGCAGGACTGGTATCAGATTGTCATTTAGGATGAGCACTCTGAGTTTGTGGAGGTGCCTGAACGCTCCACTCTCTATCCTCTTGATGACATTATAGTCTGCCTGCAGGTATTCCAAGCTTTCCAGACCCAGGAAAGTGTCATTCCGGAAAACCTCTAGTTTGTTCTCATGCAGGAACAGCCGTTTCAGAATTCCCAATCCGTTAAATGCTCCGGCGTGGATGTCCTGTAGTGCATTATTCCCCAGATT
It contains:
- the slitrk3a gene encoding SLIT and NTRK-like protein 3, producing MLWVTLLSTIALGWTTPIPLLEDSEEIDEPCFEPCYCEVKEGVFHVHCDSKGFTNVSQISQIWTRPFKLNLQRNSMRKLYFNSFIHLNNAVSINLGNNALQDIHAGAFNGLGILKRLFLHENKLEVFRNDTFLGLESLEYLQADYNVIKRIESGAFRHLHKLRVLILNDNLIPVLPCYLFRSVSLTHLDLRGNRLKTLPYKGTLEYVGRSLMEIQLEENPWICECDIVQLKTWLERVPYTALVGEITCEYPFHLHGKDLREIKRSELCPLLSDVEIEVKLGIPRSPFNNENTWPTKPSSMLSSFHNTASSVEYKERHVKPTKRPRPTKNSPTPRSLYPGLNHPPIAGYQTRPPIPIVCPSGCICNLHINDLGLTVNCKEKGFHNISELLPRPLNAKKLYLSGNLIQKIYRSDFWNFSSLDLLHLGNNRISYVQEGAFINLPNLKSLYLNGNDIERLTPGMFRGLQTLSYLYFEYNVIREIQPASFSLMPSLQLVFLNDNLLRTLPTDAFAGTSLARLNLRNNYFLSLPVRGVLEHLHSIVQVDLHQNPWDCSCDIIPLKTWMEKLSSVIMVSDVICKTPDFAFGKDLRSLDAEIICPEMKYSSGPSPALLPSDDMTTGSSGLGEAGGRGPVPLSVLILSLLILFISAVFVAAGLFAFVLQRRKKLPFRKRSEVDLTGIQMQCRIFEDPPRQTSSGSIGSPEKPPSGHTHTHTHTHGHVGHTHSHGHVYDYIPHPVTQMCNNPIYKPREGEIGEQFAETKENNSNYRTLLEKEREWTLAMSNSQLNTIVTVNHNTGDKSGFHENGGLCPTVIDSQRPTPTVGFVDCLYGTVPKLKDMHVAHAHPPGMQYPDLQQDARLKETLLFTAGKGCFPDPSQSDYLELRAKLQTKPDYLEVLEKSYRF